One genomic window of Entelurus aequoreus isolate RoL-2023_Sb linkage group LG07, RoL_Eaeq_v1.1, whole genome shotgun sequence includes the following:
- the LOC133653415 gene encoding tyrosine-protein phosphatase non-receptor type 7-like isoform X2: MAEEPTTPPPMTTPPRKASVRLQERRGSYLSLLVDVSSLGAEPVCAVTTPKEVWLQLLHTSSRPLTHQLLQQAAADAHALHAEYQGIPPNFVSTSDLDVPGHAIKDRYRSILPNPESRVILTCTEEDGGPDRYINANYIRGYGGAPRAYIATQGPMVHTVGDFWDMVWQERSRVIVMVTRLKEANEKCERYWPHTSLRAGRRRRDEEEEAAPKEEVTDQFGRFRLRVTDTQDKDGFTVTDMEIELCRERRPVRHYWFTSWPDHHVPQCTAPLLRLVEEVESHSEALSAAVLPQLGPIIVHCSAGVGRTGCFIASSIGCRQLRQTGQVDVLETVCRLRLDRGGMIQTPEQYQFLYTALARFSSQLQQQQEQDATQEHLEHQVSEGLQNLQLDAQSDGRTELVKNLRPVEAHTDQTLTAS, encoded by the exons ATGGCCGAGGagccgaccacgccccctcccATGACCACGCCTCCTCGCAAGGCTTCAGTTCGCCTGCAGGAAAG GCGGGGCTCCtacctctcgctgctggtggatgTCAGCAGCCTGGGGGCGGAGCCTGTGTGCGCAGTCACCACCCCCAAGGAGGTGTGGCTTCAGCTGCTCCACACGTCCTCCCGACCGCTCACGCACCAGCTCCTGCAGCAGGCGGCTGCCGACGCACACGCCCTCCATGCCGAGTACCAG GGCATCCCTCCAAACTTTGTCAGCACGTCAGATCTGGACGTTCCTGGACACGCCATCAAGGACAGATACCGAAGCATCCTGCCCA ACCCTGAGAGCCGCGTCATCTTGACCTGCACAGAGGAAGACGGGGGGCCAGACCGCTACATCAACGCCAACTACATCCGG GGTTACGGAGGCGCTCCGAGGGCCTACATCGCCACCCAGGGGCCGATGGTGCACACGGTGGGGGACTTCTGGGACATGGTGTGGCAGGAGAGGAGCCGGGTCATCGTCATGGTGACGAGGCTGAAGGAGGCCAACGAG aagTGTGAGCGGTATTGGCCGCACACCAGCCTCAGGGCGGGGAGGAGGAGGCGCGACGAAGAAGAGGAGGCGGCGCCAAAGGAGGAAGTGACGGATCAGTTTGGCCGATTTCGATTGCGAGTCACAGACACTCAAGACAAAGACGGCTTCACTGTCACTGACATGGAGATAGAG CTGTGTCGGGAGCGTCGTCCTGTCAGACACTACTGGTTCACGTCCTGGCCCGACCACCACGTCCCACAATGCACCGCTCCTCTGCTGCGCCTGGTGGAGGAGGTGGAGTCCCACAGCGAGGCCCTCAGCGCCGCCGTCCTCCCCCAGCTCGGACCCATCATCGTCCACTGCAG CGCCGGCGTCGGGAGGACGGGCTGTTTCATCGCCAGCAGCATCGGCTGCCGGCAGCTGCGCCAAACGGGTCAGGTGGACGTTCTGGAGACGGTGTGTCGGCTCCGGCTGGACAG GGGGGGCATGATCCAAACCCCGGAGCAGTACCAGTTCCTCTACACTGCCCTGGCTCGGTTCAGCTCCCAGCTACAACAGCAGCAG GAACAAGACGCCACGCAGGAGCACCTGGAACATCAGGTGAGTGAAGGCCTTCAAAACCTCCAGCTGGACGCCCAGAGTGACGGGCGGACAGAACTCGTGAAGAACCTCAGGCCAGTAGAAGCCCACACAGACCAGACACTGACAGCCTCATGA
- the LOC133653415 gene encoding tyrosine-protein phosphatase non-receptor type 7-like isoform X1, protein MSEEAKQQKKQQKAWLCDIMAEEPTTPPPMTTPPRKASVRLQERRGSYLSLLVDVSSLGAEPVCAVTTPKEVWLQLLHTSSRPLTHQLLQQAAADAHALHAEYQGIPPNFVSTSDLDVPGHAIKDRYRSILPNPESRVILTCTEEDGGPDRYINANYIRGYGGAPRAYIATQGPMVHTVGDFWDMVWQERSRVIVMVTRLKEANEKCERYWPHTSLRAGRRRRDEEEEAAPKEEVTDQFGRFRLRVTDTQDKDGFTVTDMEIELCRERRPVRHYWFTSWPDHHVPQCTAPLLRLVEEVESHSEALSAAVLPQLGPIIVHCSAGVGRTGCFIASSIGCRQLRQTGQVDVLETVCRLRLDRGGMIQTPEQYQFLYTALARFSSQLQQQQEQDATQEHLEHQVSEGLQNLQLDAQSDGRTELVKNLRPVEAHTDQTLTAS, encoded by the exons CATGGCTTTGTGACATCATGGCCGAGGagccgaccacgccccctcccATGACCACGCCTCCTCGCAAGGCTTCAGTTCGCCTGCAGGAAAG GCGGGGCTCCtacctctcgctgctggtggatgTCAGCAGCCTGGGGGCGGAGCCTGTGTGCGCAGTCACCACCCCCAAGGAGGTGTGGCTTCAGCTGCTCCACACGTCCTCCCGACCGCTCACGCACCAGCTCCTGCAGCAGGCGGCTGCCGACGCACACGCCCTCCATGCCGAGTACCAG GGCATCCCTCCAAACTTTGTCAGCACGTCAGATCTGGACGTTCCTGGACACGCCATCAAGGACAGATACCGAAGCATCCTGCCCA ACCCTGAGAGCCGCGTCATCTTGACCTGCACAGAGGAAGACGGGGGGCCAGACCGCTACATCAACGCCAACTACATCCGG GGTTACGGAGGCGCTCCGAGGGCCTACATCGCCACCCAGGGGCCGATGGTGCACACGGTGGGGGACTTCTGGGACATGGTGTGGCAGGAGAGGAGCCGGGTCATCGTCATGGTGACGAGGCTGAAGGAGGCCAACGAG aagTGTGAGCGGTATTGGCCGCACACCAGCCTCAGGGCGGGGAGGAGGAGGCGCGACGAAGAAGAGGAGGCGGCGCCAAAGGAGGAAGTGACGGATCAGTTTGGCCGATTTCGATTGCGAGTCACAGACACTCAAGACAAAGACGGCTTCACTGTCACTGACATGGAGATAGAG CTGTGTCGGGAGCGTCGTCCTGTCAGACACTACTGGTTCACGTCCTGGCCCGACCACCACGTCCCACAATGCACCGCTCCTCTGCTGCGCCTGGTGGAGGAGGTGGAGTCCCACAGCGAGGCCCTCAGCGCCGCCGTCCTCCCCCAGCTCGGACCCATCATCGTCCACTGCAG CGCCGGCGTCGGGAGGACGGGCTGTTTCATCGCCAGCAGCATCGGCTGCCGGCAGCTGCGCCAAACGGGTCAGGTGGACGTTCTGGAGACGGTGTGTCGGCTCCGGCTGGACAG GGGGGGCATGATCCAAACCCCGGAGCAGTACCAGTTCCTCTACACTGCCCTGGCTCGGTTCAGCTCCCAGCTACAACAGCAGCAG GAACAAGACGCCACGCAGGAGCACCTGGAACATCAGGTGAGTGAAGGCCTTCAAAACCTCCAGCTGGACGCCCAGAGTGACGGGCGGACAGAACTCGTGAAGAACCTCAGGCCAGTAGAAGCCCACACAGACCAGACACTGACAGCCTCATGA